One genomic region from Halorussus rarus encodes:
- a CDS encoding DUF3592 domain-containing protein — MEFNAPSRKIRIIGALLVGLATMAYGVYSYSQQTAALDSAEEVDATIISTSVETNTGKGNTYTPRATFNYTYEGETYTASNVYPGELPREFGSEEKARAQLKGYESGATVTAYVPTASPGNAYLRHESSNKPFLVIGFGALFLVGAARSAIKG, encoded by the coding sequence ATGGAGTTCAACGCCCCCTCCAGAAAAATCCGAATCATCGGAGCCCTGCTTGTCGGACTCGCTACGATGGCATACGGTGTCTACAGTTACAGTCAACAGACAGCCGCTCTGGACTCCGCGGAGGAGGTGGATGCGACGATCATCTCGACGTCGGTGGAGACGAACACGGGGAAGGGTAACACGTACACGCCACGTGCGACGTTCAATTACACCTACGAGGGCGAGACCTACACCGCCTCGAACGTGTATCCGGGCGAACTCCCGAGGGAATTCGGGAGCGAGGAGAAAGCCAGGGCTCAACTGAAGGGGTACGAGTCCGGAGCGACCGTGACGGCATACGTCCCGACAGCGTCTCCCGGTAACGCGTATCTGAGACACGAGAGTAGCAACAAGCCGTTTCTCGTGATCGGGTTCGGCGCCTTGTTCCTCGTGGGTGCTGCTCGCTCGGCAATCAAGGGGTAG
- a CDS encoding ABC transporter permease, producing the protein MHISTRSTNPLRCEMRQVYHTARADFLQRVRSRRLLVVLAVVAFFGYLVNVGQIELAYQIERGDTLTNVAGANTASFVGLKAAMTGSMVLLFGGFYLMKGTLERDRTHNVDQLVASTPISDQTYLFGKWLSNIGLGVVILTTLGLATVINHAVHGVGPTKLVALVGPVFVIALPLSALVGAVALLFETVDRLSGTLGNIGYFFLATFALAGLQSAEGYAPNELPILVRAVDIMGHLTVYTLTADALLTEVPGSIGVLPSFGTLSGDKRIFRYSGRPWPLWIYVQRAELLLLAIATVFIATIPFTRRSLNTDSEGTGWLSWLGTRVPNISRSPDPVENAADAPTVDSMSLTSVEDRTSWSFWRLVAAETRLAVRGQRWWWYVGAVILVMTPLGLLAGFGFSSVSPELARRVLLPLAFIWPIFVWSELGVRVTKHRVADLVLSSNHPVKQLVAEWVAGVIMAVGVSSGLITLFVATGQMGALLGVASGVLFAPALAIAMGIWSRSSWLFEMIYLLVWYIGPLNGATAVDFIGTMSASVEKGIPLVFIVLSVVLVGLALARRTMELRR; encoded by the coding sequence ATGCATATCTCGACGCGGTCGACCAACCCACTGAGGTGTGAAATGCGCCAAGTATATCATACTGCCCGTGCGGACTTCCTCCAGCGGGTGCGTTCACGTCGGCTGCTGGTCGTCCTCGCCGTCGTCGCGTTCTTCGGGTACCTCGTCAACGTCGGACAAATCGAGCTCGCGTATCAAATCGAGCGCGGTGACACCCTGACGAACGTCGCCGGCGCGAACACGGCTTCGTTCGTCGGGTTGAAAGCAGCCATGACCGGGTCGATGGTGTTGCTGTTCGGCGGCTTCTACCTGATGAAAGGGACGCTCGAACGGGATCGGACCCACAACGTTGATCAGTTGGTCGCGAGCACTCCAATCTCCGACCAGACGTACCTGTTCGGGAAGTGGCTGAGCAATATCGGTCTCGGCGTCGTCATCCTCACCACACTCGGACTCGCGACGGTCATCAATCACGCAGTCCACGGTGTTGGACCGACGAAACTGGTCGCACTGGTGGGACCGGTCTTCGTTATTGCACTCCCATTGAGCGCGCTCGTCGGTGCCGTTGCACTCCTGTTTGAAACCGTCGATCGACTGAGCGGAACGCTCGGAAATATCGGGTACTTCTTCCTCGCAACGTTCGCCCTCGCTGGACTGCAATCGGCCGAGGGATACGCCCCGAACGAACTGCCGATTTTGGTTAGGGCGGTAGACATCATGGGTCACCTCACCGTCTACACGCTGACTGCCGATGCATTGCTTACGGAGGTTCCCGGTTCGATCGGCGTACTTCCGTCGTTCGGGACGCTCAGCGGTGATAAGCGGATCTTTCGCTACAGTGGCCGGCCATGGCCGTTGTGGATCTATGTTCAGCGAGCCGAACTTCTGCTGCTAGCCATCGCGACCGTCTTCATTGCAACGATACCGTTTACGCGGAGATCGCTGAACACTGATTCGGAGGGCACAGGTTGGCTATCGTGGCTCGGAACACGGGTACCCAACATTAGTCGCAGTCCCGATCCAGTCGAGAACGCGGCCGACGCTCCGACCGTCGATTCCATGTCGCTGACGAGTGTCGAAGACCGAACCAGCTGGAGCTTCTGGCGACTGGTTGCTGCAGAGACGCGACTTGCAGTTCGTGGCCAACGGTGGTGGTGGTACGTCGGCGCTGTCATCCTGGTCATGACCCCTCTCGGACTTCTCGCGGGATTCGGTTTCTCGAGTGTCTCGCCCGAACTCGCGCGAAGAGTGTTGCTACCGCTCGCATTCATCTGGCCGATCTTCGTCTGGTCCGAACTGGGTGTTCGAGTCACCAAACACCGGGTTGCGGATCTCGTACTCTCGTCGAATCATCCGGTCAAACAACTCGTTGCGGAATGGGTCGCCGGCGTCATCATGGCTGTCGGTGTCAGCAGCGGGCTAATCACTTTGTTCGTCGCCACCGGTCAGATGGGCGCACTCCTGGGGGTCGCAAGCGGGGTACTGTTTGCTCCGGCGCTCGCGATCGCTATGGGAATCTGGAGCCGCTCGTCGTGGCTGTTCGAGATGATATACCTGTTGGTCTGGTACATTGGACCACTCAATGGAGCGACAGCGGTCGATTTCATAGGTACGATGTCAGCAAGCGTGGAGAAGGGAATTCCGCTTGTCTTCATTGTACTAAGCGTTGTATTGGTCGGTCTTGCGCTCGCTCGGCGAACGATGGAATTACGGCGTTGA
- a CDS encoding ABC transporter ATP-binding protein: MKLSIENLGKQYGGDTWGIREISLELEDGIHGLLGPNGAGKSTLMGILSTVVKPTTGTVYWNGTDIVESPGVVRSVLGYLPQEFGLYPDLTLEEFLEYVAALRGLDSETASARIDEMITLTNLVDVRNRKLKTFSGGMRQRVGIAQALLNDPDLLIVDEPTVGLDPEERVRLRSALANTATDRIVLLSTHIVPDVEATANELAILENGRLVTHSTVDQFVERVSGTVYECLVSQSELSALRGDYQVCSTVQRSDGVKVRLIAETRPTETAEVVPATLEDAYLDAVDQPTEV; encoded by the coding sequence ATGAAACTCAGCATCGAAAACCTCGGAAAGCAGTACGGTGGAGACACCTGGGGGATTCGAGAAATCTCGTTGGAACTTGAAGATGGTATTCATGGGCTTCTCGGACCAAACGGTGCTGGGAAGTCGACGTTGATGGGGATTCTTTCGACAGTAGTGAAGCCGACGACGGGAACGGTGTACTGGAACGGGACCGACATCGTTGAGTCGCCTGGTGTCGTTCGCTCGGTTCTCGGGTATCTCCCGCAGGAATTCGGGCTCTATCCGGATCTGACACTCGAGGAGTTCTTGGAATACGTCGCCGCGCTCCGTGGTCTTGATAGCGAAACTGCCAGTGCTCGTATCGACGAGATGATCACACTCACGAATCTCGTCGACGTCAGGAATCGAAAACTAAAGACTTTCTCCGGCGGGATGCGTCAGCGTGTCGGAATCGCGCAAGCGCTGCTCAACGATCCGGATCTGCTCATCGTCGACGAACCGACTGTCGGCTTGGATCCAGAAGAGCGTGTCCGTCTGCGGAGTGCACTTGCAAACACTGCTACGGATCGCATCGTTCTCCTCTCGACGCACATCGTCCCGGATGTCGAAGCAACCGCAAACGAACTTGCGATCCTCGAAAACGGACGGCTGGTGACACACTCGACCGTGGATCAGTTCGTCGAACGCGTATCCGGCACAGTCTATGAGTGCCTCGTCTCACAGTCGGAACTCTCCGCGCTCAGAGGGGACTATCAGGTGTGTAGCACAGTCCAGCGTTCCGATGGCGTCAAAGTTCGACTAATCGCCGAGACACGCCCGACCGAAACTGCCGAGGTAGTACCCGCGACGCTCGAGGATGCATATCTCGACGCGGTCGACCAACCCACTGAGGTGTGA